Proteins encoded by one window of Bactrocera oleae isolate idBacOlea1 chromosome 4, idBacOlea1, whole genome shotgun sequence:
- the LOC106616845 gene encoding senecionine N-oxygenase: MAAKVRCCVVGAGAAGLCALKYAREYGMEAVAYEKYNEIGGTWVCTEHAADGCAAAEDVHSSMYDGLRTNLPKEVMNFPDFQFPTNMRESYILASDVLKYFQSYAEHFQLLPHIKLRQEVIRVRPLQCKWEVLTLDLQSNIYTTEQFDYIFICNGRYATPSYPNTPGIGLFNGHKIHSHVFRRADTFKAATVLMVGAGRSGMDITHHIYPFAERIYLSHHLQQKPPITDFMPNVVQKPVVERYTENGAVFKDGTQANFTHIIFCTGYDLTIPFLSADCNLQVHDNLVYPLYKHCINIYHPTMCFIGLPIYAYPIQLFDLQMRFVMQYYSGKLQLPSAKDMLADTERDLAERRERGLPRRKAHLVGERQFDYYDELVALTGIENIRPVIRKLSKICGGKFLYDLQNYRKTAFKVIDNEHFVQFKLGEV, translated from the exons ATGGCCGCAAAAGTACGTTGCTGTGTAGTTGGCGCCGGTGCTGCCGGACTCTGTGCGCTCAAGTATGCGCGCGAATATGGCATGGAGGCGGTGGCGTATGAGAAATATAACGAAATCGGCGGCACCTGGGTATGCACGGAGCATGCGGCGGACGGCTGTGCCGCAGCGGAAGATGTACACAGCAGCATGTATGATGGATTGCG AACCAATTTGCCAAaggaagtaatgaattttcctGACTTCCAATTTCCAACGAATATGCGCGAATCTTACATACTGGCCAGTGACGTATTGAAATACTTTCAATCTTATGCCGAACACTTCCAACTACTACCACATATCAAGTTGAGGCAGGAAGTGATACGCGTGCGGCCCTTACAGTGCAAATGGGAG GTGTTAACGCTTGATTTACAAAGCAACATCTACACGACGGAGCAATTTGATTACATTTTCATATGCAACGGCCGCTATGCGACGCCCTCTTATCCGAACACGCCGGGCATTGGTCTTTTTAATGGCCATAAAATACACAGTCATGTCTTTCGCAGAGCAGACACATTCAAAG CTGCCACCGTTCTTATGGTAGGCGCAGGCCGTAGCGGTATGGATATCACCCACCACATTTACCCCTTTGCCGAACGTATTTACCTAAGTCATCATCTCCAACAAAAGCCGCCAATCACCGATTTTATGCCGAATGTTGTGCAGAAGCCGGTTGTGGAACGCTACACGGAGAACGGCGCCGTATTCAAGGATGGCACGCAAGCCAACTTTACGCATATCATCTTCTGTACCGGCTACGACCTGACGATACCCTTCCTCAGCGCCGATTGCAACCTGCAAGTGCACGACAATTTAGTATATCCTCTCTACAAGCACTGCATCAATATCTACCATCCCACAATGTGTTTCATTGGTCTGCCAATTTATGCCTATCCAATACAATTGTTCGACCTGCAAATGCGTTTTGTCATGCAATACTATAGCGGAAAACTGCAACTACCAAGTGCGAAGGATATGCTGGCCGATACGGAGCGTGATTTAGCAGAGCGCAGGGAGCGTGGCTTACCACGCAGGAAGGCGCATTTAGTGGGCGAGCGACAG tTCGATTATTATGATGAGCTGGTGGCATTGACCGGAATCGAGAATATTAGACCAGTGATCAGAAAGCTATCGAAAATCTGTGGTGGTAAATTTCTTTACGATTTACAAAACTACCGCAAAACGGCATTTAAGGTGATAGACAATGAGCATTTTGTACAATTTAAATTAGGCGAagtataa